The Streptomyces uncialis genomic interval GCCCGATGGGCGGTCCCATGGGCGGCCACGGTCCGCAGATGCCGCAGCCCGGTCAGGGTCCCGGCGGTGACAGCGCCGCACGTGTGCTGTCCCTCGCCCAGCAGACCGCCGACCAGGCCATCGCGGAGGCCCGTTCCGAGGCCAACAAGATCGTCGGCGAGGCCCGCAGCCGCGCCGAGGGTCTGGAGCGGGACGCCCGTGCCAAGGCCGACGCCCTGGAGCGGGACGCGCAGGAGAAGCACCGCGTCGCGATGGGCTCCCTGGAGTCCGCCCGCGCCACGCTGGAGCGCAAGGTCGAGGACCTGCGCGGCTTCGAACGCGAGTACCGTACGCGCCTGAAGTCGTACCTGGAGTCCCAGCTCCGTCAGCTGGAGACCCAGGCCGACGACTCGCTGGCGCCGCCGCGTACCCCGGCCGCCGCGTCCCTTCCGCCGGCCCCGACGCCTTCCATGGCTCCGGCCGGTGCGGGCGCGCCCTCCTACGGTGGTCAGTCCATGGGCGGTGCCCCCTCCCAGGGCGGTCCCTCCTACGGTGGTCAGCAGCAGATGTCCCCCGCGATGACGCAGCCGATGGCTCCGGTCCGCCCGCAGGCGCCGCAGCCGATGCAGCAGGCTCCGTCGCCGATGCGCGGTTTCCTCATCGACGAGGACGACAACTGACGGGTACACCACCCGAAACAGGGCGGGGCCCCCGGAATCTTCCGGGGGCCCCGCCCTTTTCCCGGTACGGGGGCAACCGCGCGAGAACGAGAGCCGACCCGCAGTCGAGGGCAG includes:
- a CDS encoding DivIVA domain-containing protein translates to MPLTPEDVRNKQFTTVRLREGYDEDEVDAFLDEVEAELTRLLRENEDLRAKLAAATRAAAQNQQQAGMRKPPEPQDRPGPVPAAISGPQPVPPQQQMGGPMGGPPQLPSGAPQLPAGPGGHGPGQMQQQGPGQMQQGPGQMQQGPGPMGQGQMGQGPMGQGQMQQQGQMQQQGQMGPGPMQQMGGPMGGPMGGHGPQMPQPGQGPGGDSAARVLSLAQQTADQAIAEARSEANKIVGEARSRAEGLERDARAKADALERDAQEKHRVAMGSLESARATLERKVEDLRGFEREYRTRLKSYLESQLRQLETQADDSLAPPRTPAAASLPPAPTPSMAPAGAGAPSYGGQSMGGAPSQGGPSYGGQQQMSPAMTQPMAPVRPQAPQPMQQAPSPMRGFLIDEDDN